From a region of the Streptomyces venezuelae genome:
- a CDS encoding acetate uptake transporter, with protein sequence MDNGVSAGSTASTSTLGNIALGLTLLAFGIGHTGVIDGVSAASSVSLAMYVGGAALFLLGLLEYRGGDGFNGTAFAGLGIFWFTWAKGAGGSVSDEAAGTFLVLFAMLALTLTVAAASGLFSQGVYALLTLSLLLLAIGAFVDNGTLAKAGGWVAAVSGLLAWYGATAALAHWPMAFGKARSGGAVAAS encoded by the coding sequence GTGGACAATGGTGTCTCTGCGGGAAGCACGGCCTCGACTTCGACCCTGGGGAACATCGCCCTGGGTCTCACCCTTCTCGCGTTCGGTATCGGCCACACCGGTGTCATCGACGGCGTGTCCGCTGCCAGCTCCGTGTCGCTCGCGATGTACGTCGGCGGCGCGGCCCTGTTCCTCCTCGGGCTCCTGGAGTACCGCGGCGGCGACGGGTTCAACGGCACCGCGTTCGCGGGCCTCGGCATCTTCTGGTTCACGTGGGCCAAGGGCGCGGGCGGTTCGGTCTCCGACGAAGCCGCCGGAACGTTTCTCGTCCTGTTCGCGATGCTCGCGCTGACGCTCACGGTCGCCGCCGCGAGCGGTCTGTTCAGCCAGGGCGTCTACGCCCTGCTGACCCTGTCGCTGCTCCTGCTCGCGATAGGCGCGTTCGTGGACAACGGCACGCTCGCCAAGGCGGGCGGCTGGGTCGCCGCCGTCTCCGGACTGCTGGCCTGGTACGGAGCCACCGCGGCGCTGGCGCACTGGCCGATGGCCTTCGGCAAGGCCCGCAGCGGCGGAGCGGTCGCCGCGAGCTGA
- a CDS encoding IucA/IucC family protein — MSLADAVAHLNPELWARANRALVRKGLAEFSHERLLTPKPLGEGRYSVLSDDSTVEYRFKAVLHALDHWSVDEASITRHRDGAELELDALDFHIELREALGLSPEVLPVYLEEISSTLAGTGYKYTKPQVSSDVLAKSSFQDIETGMTEGHPCFVANNGRLGFGVHEYLSYAPETASPVHLVWVAARKDVSTFTAGAGLDHDSFMREELGDETIAVFAERMTALGLDLADFHLFPVHPWQWWNKTTVTFAAEIANQRLVLLGEGPDAYLAQQSIRTFFNQSAPRKHYVKTAISVLNMGFMRGLSAAYMEATPAINDWLHQLIEGDKVLKSVDFSIIRERAAIGYHHRQYERATDRYSPYRKMLAALWRESPVNRIEGDERLATMASLLHVDAEGRSFVGALIAESGLTPAEWLRHYLRAYLVPLLHCFYQYDLAYMPHGENTILVIEGGLVKRAIFKDIAEEIVIMDADAVLPPAVERVRADIPEDMKLLSIFTDVFDCFFRFLGAILADEGICDEDTFWRAVADCGHEYQESMPQLAERFQRYDLFAEEFQLSCLNRLQLRNNKQMVDLADPAAALQLIGSLKNPVAAFARR; from the coding sequence ATGAGCCTCGCCGACGCCGTCGCCCACCTGAACCCCGAACTGTGGGCCCGCGCCAACCGCGCCCTGGTCCGCAAGGGCCTCGCGGAGTTCTCCCACGAGCGCCTGCTGACCCCGAAGCCGCTCGGCGAGGGCCGCTACTCGGTCCTCAGCGACGACTCCACCGTGGAGTACCGCTTCAAGGCCGTCCTGCACGCCCTCGACCACTGGTCGGTCGACGAGGCCTCCATCACCCGCCACCGGGACGGCGCCGAGCTGGAGCTGGACGCCCTCGACTTCCACATCGAGCTGCGCGAGGCCCTGGGCCTGAGCCCCGAGGTGCTGCCCGTCTACCTGGAGGAGATCTCCTCCACCCTGGCCGGCACCGGCTACAAGTACACGAAGCCGCAGGTCTCCTCCGACGTCCTCGCGAAGTCCTCCTTCCAGGACATCGAGACGGGCATGACCGAAGGCCACCCCTGCTTCGTCGCGAACAACGGCCGGCTCGGCTTCGGCGTGCACGAGTACCTCTCGTACGCCCCGGAGACCGCGAGCCCCGTCCACCTCGTGTGGGTGGCCGCCCGCAAGGACGTCTCCACCTTCACGGCGGGCGCGGGCCTGGACCACGACTCCTTCATGCGCGAGGAGCTCGGCGACGAGACCATCGCCGTCTTCGCCGAGCGGATGACCGCGCTGGGCCTGGACCTGGCCGACTTCCACCTCTTCCCCGTGCACCCCTGGCAGTGGTGGAACAAGACCACGGTCACCTTCGCAGCCGAGATCGCGAACCAGCGCCTGGTGCTGCTGGGCGAAGGCCCGGACGCGTACCTCGCGCAGCAGTCGATCCGCACGTTCTTCAATCAGAGCGCGCCGCGCAAGCACTACGTCAAGACCGCCATCTCGGTCCTGAACATGGGCTTCATGCGAGGCCTGTCGGCCGCGTACATGGAAGCCACCCCGGCCATCAACGACTGGCTGCACCAGCTGATCGAGGGCGACAAGGTCCTGAAGTCGGTGGACTTCTCGATCATCCGCGAGCGCGCGGCGATCGGCTACCACCACCGCCAGTACGAGCGCGCAACCGACCGGTACTCCCCGTACCGCAAGATGCTGGCCGCGCTGTGGCGCGAATCCCCGGTCAACCGGATCGAGGGCGACGAGCGCCTCGCCACGATGGCCTCGCTCCTGCACGTGGACGCCGAGGGCAGGTCCTTCGTCGGCGCGCTGATCGCGGAGTCGGGCCTGACCCCGGCCGAGTGGCTGCGCCACTACCTGCGCGCCTACCTGGTGCCGCTGCTGCACTGCTTCTACCAGTACGACCTCGCGTACATGCCGCACGGCGAGAACACCATCCTCGTCATCGAGGGCGGCCTGGTGAAGCGGGCGATCTTCAAGGACATCGCCGAGGAGATCGTCATCATGGACGCGGACGCGGTGCTGCCGCCCGCGGTCGAGCGGGTCCGGGCGGACATCCCCGAGGACATGAAGCTCCTGTCGATCTTCACGGACGTCTTCGACTGCTTCTTCCGCTTCCTCGGCGCGATCCTGGCGGACGAGGGCATCTGCGACGAGGACACCTTCTGGCGGGCGGTCGCGGACTGCGGCCACGAGTACCAGGAGTCCATGCCGCAGCTCGCGGAGCGCTTCCAGCGCTACGACCTCTTCGCCGAGGAGTTCCAGCTGTCCTGCCTGAACCGGCTCCAGCTGCGCAACAACAAGCAGATGGTCGACCTCGCCGACCCGGCGGCGGCCCTCCAGCTGATCGGCAGCCTCAAGAACCCCGTCGCGGCCTTCGCCCGGCGGTGA
- the glmS gene encoding glutamine--fructose-6-phosphate transaminase (isomerizing) has protein sequence MCGIVGYIGKRDVAPLLLEGLQRLEYRGYDSAGIVVNTPKAPALKVVKAKGRVRELESRVPKRFAGTTGIAHTRWATHGAPSDINSHPHLDPENKVAVVHNGIVDNCSELRAKLEAEGVVFASETDTEVIVHLIARSEADSLEEKVREAVKVIDGTYGIAVMHADFPDRIVVARNGSPVVLGIGEKEMFVASDVAALVAHTRQVVTLGDGEMATIKADDFRTYTTSGTTTNATPETVEWEAASYDMGGHDTYMHKEISEQPDAVDRVLRGRIDDRFSTVHLGGLNLDPREARGIRRVKILGCGTSYHAGLIGAGLIEGMARIPADAEPASEFRYRNPVVDPDTLYIAVSQSGETYDVLAAVQELKRKGARVLGVVNVVGSAIAREADGGVYVHAGPEVCVVSTKCFTNTVVAFALLAVHLGRIRDLSVTDGKRIIEGLRKLPAQIQEILEGEEDIKKLAAEFAEAKSMMFIGRVRGYPVALEASLKLKEISYIHAEAYPASELKHGPLALIEPSLPTVAIVPDDDLLEKNRAALEEIKARSGRILAVAHREQEKADHTIVVPKNEDELDPILMGIPLQLLAYHTALAMGRDIDKPRNLAKSVTVE, from the coding sequence ATGTGTGGAATCGTCGGTTACATCGGCAAGCGTGACGTGGCACCGCTGCTGCTGGAAGGCCTGCAGCGGCTGGAGTACCGCGGATACGACTCCGCGGGCATCGTGGTCAACACCCCGAAGGCCCCGGCCCTGAAGGTGGTCAAGGCCAAGGGCCGCGTCCGCGAGCTGGAGTCCCGCGTTCCCAAGCGCTTCGCCGGCACCACCGGCATCGCCCACACCCGCTGGGCCACCCACGGCGCCCCGAGCGACATCAACTCCCACCCGCACCTGGACCCCGAGAACAAGGTCGCGGTCGTCCACAACGGCATCGTCGACAACTGCTCCGAGCTGCGCGCCAAGCTGGAGGCCGAGGGCGTCGTCTTCGCGTCGGAGACCGACACCGAGGTCATCGTCCACCTGATCGCCCGCTCCGAGGCCGACTCCCTGGAGGAGAAGGTCCGCGAGGCGGTCAAGGTCATCGACGGCACCTACGGCATCGCCGTCATGCACGCCGACTTCCCCGACCGCATCGTCGTCGCCCGCAACGGCTCCCCCGTGGTGCTCGGCATCGGCGAGAAGGAGATGTTCGTCGCCTCGGACGTCGCCGCGCTGGTCGCCCACACCCGCCAGGTCGTCACCCTCGGCGACGGCGAGATGGCCACCATCAAGGCCGACGACTTCCGCACCTACACGACCTCCGGCACGACGACCAACGCCACCCCGGAGACCGTCGAGTGGGAGGCCGCCTCGTACGACATGGGCGGCCACGACACCTACATGCACAAGGAGATCTCCGAGCAGCCCGACGCGGTCGACCGCGTGCTGCGCGGCCGGATCGACGACCGCTTCAGCACCGTGCACCTGGGCGGCCTGAACCTGGACCCGCGCGAGGCGCGCGGCATCCGCCGGGTCAAGATCCTGGGCTGCGGCACCTCGTACCACGCGGGTCTCATCGGCGCCGGCCTCATCGAGGGCATGGCCCGCATCCCCGCGGACGCCGAGCCGGCCTCCGAGTTCCGCTACCGCAACCCGGTCGTGGACCCCGACACCCTCTACATCGCGGTCTCCCAGTCCGGTGAGACGTACGACGTGCTCGCGGCGGTGCAGGAGCTCAAGCGCAAGGGCGCCCGCGTCCTCGGCGTGGTCAACGTGGTGGGTTCCGCGATCGCCCGCGAGGCCGACGGCGGCGTGTACGTGCACGCCGGCCCGGAGGTCTGCGTCGTCTCCACCAAGTGCTTCACCAACACGGTCGTGGCCTTCGCGCTCCTCGCCGTGCACCTGGGCCGCATCCGGGACCTCTCGGTCACCGACGGCAAGCGGATCATCGAGGGCCTGCGCAAGCTGCCCGCGCAGATCCAGGAGATCCTCGAAGGCGAAGAGGACATCAAGAAGCTGGCGGCCGAGTTCGCCGAGGCCAAGTCGATGATGTTCATCGGCCGGGTGCGCGGCTACCCGGTGGCGCTGGAGGCCTCCCTCAAGCTGAAGGAGATCTCCTACATCCACGCCGAGGCCTACCCGGCCTCCGAGCTCAAGCACGGTCCGCTGGCGCTGATCGAGCCCTCGCTGCCCACGGTCGCGATCGTCCCGGACGACGACCTGCTGGAGAAGAACCGCGCGGCGCTGGAGGAGATCAAGGCCCGAAGCGGCCGGATCCTCGCGGTCGCCCACCGCGAGCAGGAGAAGGCGGACCACACCATCGTGGTCCCGAAGAACGAGGACGAGCTGGACCCGATCCTGATGGGCATCCCGCTCCAGCTGCTGGCGTACCACACGGCCCTGGCCATGGGCCGGGACATCGACAAGCCGCGCAACCTGGCGAAGTCGGTCACCGTCGAGTAG
- a CDS encoding extracellular solute-binding protein — protein MRVRARARVRRTLVTTAAAVTTATLLLAGCAQDPDESPDQGAPATGTSGGAAQTTLTVGVFGAFGLQEAGLYDAYMAQNPGIRIEQTSIERNENYYPQLLTHLGTGSGLADIQAVEVNNIAEITATQADKLVDLAKAPGVDKAAYLPWKWAQGTAPAAKGGATVGLGTDIGPQGICYRKDLFEAAGLPSDRAAVGALWAGDWNKYLETGRTYKAKAGEGKAFVDSASGVMAAVTGSSAQRFYDDQGKVVYKTNPAVRGAFDLAATFATDGLSAKLQQFTPAWDQGFSNGNFATVSCPAWMLGYIQDKAGPAGKDKWDVAQAPKPSNWGGSFLVVPKAGKHAEEAAKLAAWLTAPAQQAKLFEKRGSFPSASAAYKLPSVSGAQHAYFGGAPIGEIFAKAAEGVPVTVVGPKDLVIAQNLADIGMLQVDQKGRSPQEGWEAAVKAIDNALDQ, from the coding sequence ATGCGCGTCCGAGCCCGAGCCCGCGTCCGAAGAACCCTCGTCACGACCGCCGCGGCGGTCACGACCGCGACCCTGCTCCTCGCGGGGTGCGCGCAGGACCCCGACGAGAGCCCCGACCAGGGCGCCCCGGCCACCGGCACGTCCGGCGGCGCCGCACAGACCACTCTCACCGTCGGGGTCTTCGGGGCCTTCGGGCTCCAGGAGGCCGGGCTCTACGACGCGTACATGGCGCAGAATCCCGGGATCCGCATCGAGCAGACCTCCATCGAGCGGAACGAGAACTACTACCCCCAGCTCCTCACCCACCTGGGCACGGGCAGCGGGCTGGCCGACATCCAGGCGGTCGAGGTCAACAACATCGCCGAGATCACCGCCACCCAGGCCGACAAGCTGGTGGACCTGGCCAAGGCCCCCGGCGTGGACAAGGCCGCGTACCTGCCGTGGAAGTGGGCCCAGGGCACGGCGCCCGCCGCCAAGGGCGGGGCCACCGTCGGCCTCGGCACCGACATAGGCCCGCAGGGCATCTGCTACCGCAAGGACCTCTTCGAGGCCGCCGGGCTGCCCTCCGACCGGGCGGCCGTCGGGGCGCTGTGGGCGGGCGACTGGAACAAGTACCTGGAGACGGGCCGCACCTACAAGGCGAAGGCCGGCGAGGGGAAGGCCTTCGTCGACTCGGCGTCCGGCGTGATGGCGGCGGTGACCGGGAGCAGCGCCCAGCGCTTCTACGACGACCAGGGCAAGGTCGTCTACAAGACGAACCCGGCGGTGCGCGGCGCCTTCGACCTGGCGGCCACGTTCGCCACGGACGGGCTGAGCGCCAAGCTGCAGCAGTTCACCCCGGCCTGGGACCAGGGCTTCTCCAACGGGAACTTCGCCACCGTCTCCTGCCCGGCGTGGATGCTCGGCTACATCCAGGACAAGGCCGGCCCGGCGGGCAAGGACAAGTGGGACGTGGCCCAGGCGCCGAAGCCCAGCAACTGGGGCGGTTCCTTCCTGGTGGTCCCCAAGGCGGGCAAGCACGCCGAGGAGGCGGCGAAGCTGGCGGCCTGGCTGACGGCTCCGGCGCAGCAGGCGAAGCTCTTCGAGAAGCGGGGAAGTTTCCCGAGCGCGAGTGCCGCGTACAAGCTGCCGTCGGTGTCGGGCGCGCAGCACGCGTACTTCGGCGGCGCCCCGATCGGCGAGATCTTCGCGAAGGCCGCCGAGGGCGTGCCGGTGACGGTGGTCGGCCCGAAGGATCTGGTGATCGCGCAGAACCTGGCGGACATCGGGATGCTCCAGGTCGACCAGAAGGGCCGCAGCCCGCAGGAGGGCTGGGAGGCCGCGGTGAAGGCGATCGACAACGCCCTGGACCAGTGA
- a CDS encoding beta-N-acetylhexosaminidase has translation MRVLRRTLGALLAFAAAPALVTACTSAHGDDARPGDDPPVALAPFDRLLPAPVSARTDGPGYSFGAGTVIRTGRGPDEEVRRVGELLAEQLRGPSGLPLPVVDGAQGDGIRLRIDEGAQGVGDEGYRLESDPTGITLTARTPAGLFHAGQTLRQLVPVAGPGTVPGGTVTDRPRFAYRGAMVDIARHHFSVDQVKRYVDQLAQYKVNTLHVHLTDDQGWRLAIDSWPRLAEYGGGSEVGGGPGGHWTKAEYRELVAYAGQRYVDVVPEIDMPGHVNAALASYPELNCDGKAPERYTGVKVGFSSLCVAKERTYEFVDEVLGELAELTPGRYLHIGGDEAHATPAADYAAFMDRAQAVVGRHGKTVVAWHQLASARPARGAVLQYWGHDKTAAADKAAVVAAAKAGHPLILSPADRLYLDMKYDPATKQGLAWAGYVPVQRAYSWDPGAYLAGVPESAVLGVEAPLWTETVATRGDWELMAFPRVLGLAELGWSPAAALDWTSYSRRLAAQAPRLDAQGIAFFRAPDVPWQ, from the coding sequence ATGAGAGTCCTGCGACGCACGCTCGGCGCCCTCCTCGCCTTCGCCGCGGCCCCGGCCCTGGTCACGGCCTGCACCTCCGCCCACGGTGACGACGCCAGACCCGGAGACGACCCGCCGGTGGCCCTCGCCCCCTTCGACCGGCTGCTGCCCGCGCCCGTCTCCGCGCGCACCGACGGCCCCGGCTACTCCTTCGGCGCGGGCACGGTCATCCGTACCGGCCGCGGCCCGGACGAGGAGGTCCGGCGGGTGGGCGAGCTCCTCGCCGAGCAGCTGCGCGGCCCCAGCGGGCTGCCGCTGCCGGTGGTCGACGGGGCGCAGGGGGACGGGATCCGGCTCAGGATCGACGAGGGGGCACAGGGGGTGGGCGACGAGGGGTACCGGCTGGAGTCGGACCCGACCGGGATCACCCTCACCGCGCGGACGCCGGCCGGGCTCTTCCACGCGGGGCAGACGCTGCGCCAGCTCGTGCCGGTGGCGGGGCCCGGCACGGTGCCGGGCGGGACGGTCACCGACCGGCCGCGGTTCGCGTACCGGGGGGCCATGGTCGACATCGCCCGCCACCACTTCTCGGTGGACCAGGTGAAGAGGTACGTGGACCAGCTCGCCCAGTACAAGGTCAACACCCTGCACGTGCACCTGACCGACGACCAGGGATGGCGTCTGGCGATCGACTCCTGGCCGCGGCTGGCGGAGTACGGGGGCGGCAGCGAGGTCGGCGGCGGCCCGGGCGGCCACTGGACCAAGGCCGAGTACCGCGAGCTGGTGGCCTACGCGGGGCAGCGGTACGTGGACGTGGTCCCCGAGATCGACATGCCGGGGCACGTGAACGCCGCGCTCGCCTCCTATCCCGAGCTGAACTGCGACGGGAAGGCCCCGGAGCGGTACACCGGCGTCAAGGTGGGCTTCAGCTCACTGTGCGTCGCCAAGGAACGGACGTACGAGTTCGTCGACGAGGTGCTCGGCGAGCTGGCGGAGCTGACCCCGGGCCGCTACCTGCACATCGGCGGCGACGAGGCGCACGCGACGCCGGCCGCGGACTACGCGGCGTTCATGGACCGGGCGCAGGCGGTGGTGGGGCGCCACGGCAAGACGGTGGTGGCCTGGCACCAGCTGGCGTCGGCCCGTCCGGCCCGGGGAGCCGTGCTCCAGTACTGGGGCCACGACAAGACGGCGGCCGCGGACAAGGCGGCCGTGGTGGCCGCGGCGAAGGCGGGGCACCCGCTGATCCTGTCGCCGGCGGACCGGCTGTACCTGGACATGAAGTACGACCCGGCGACGAAGCAGGGCCTGGCCTGGGCGGGGTACGTCCCGGTGCAGCGCGCCTACTCCTGGGACCCGGGGGCGTACCTGGCCGGGGTCCCGGAGTCGGCGGTGCTGGGTGTGGAGGCTCCGCTGTGGACGGAGACCGTAGCGACGCGCGGCGACTGGGAGCTGATGGCCTTCCCGAGGGTGCTGGGCCTGGCCGAACTGGGCTGGTCGCCGGCGGCGGCGCTCGACTGGACCTCCTACAGTCGCCGCCTGGCGGCGCAGGCGCCCCGGCTGGACGCGCAGGGCATCGCCTTCTTCCGGGCCCCGGACGTCCCCTGGCAGTGA
- a CDS encoding universal stress protein, whose translation MAGHEFSEPADRKRKRVVDPSSAADLRAVEQTRVHCDPAFRHGVVVGFDGSTSSERALAYAIGMARRSGSGLIIVHVANRLPTTVWAGCEPPVFVDVPDHRTEVLGLELACADYLAEVPWILVERGGDICHELEEVGREYSADAIVVGSTHGIVGRIFGSVAGRLAKRAQRPVVVIP comes from the coding sequence ATGGCCGGTCACGAATTCTCCGAACCCGCGGACCGCAAGCGCAAACGCGTCGTCGACCCCTCGTCGGCCGCCGATCTGCGCGCGGTGGAACAGACACGCGTGCACTGCGATCCGGCCTTCCGGCACGGGGTCGTTGTGGGATTCGACGGATCCACCTCCAGTGAGCGCGCGCTCGCCTATGCGATCGGCATGGCCCGACGCTCCGGATCCGGTCTGATCATCGTCCATGTCGCCAACCGGCTGCCCACCACGGTGTGGGCCGGCTGCGAGCCGCCGGTCTTCGTCGACGTGCCGGACCACCGCACCGAGGTGCTCGGGCTGGAGCTGGCCTGTGCCGACTATCTGGCCGAAGTGCCGTGGATCCTGGTCGAGCGCGGCGGTGACATCTGCCATGAGCTGGAGGAGGTCGGCCGGGAGTATTCGGCCGACGCCATCGTGGTCGGCTCCACGCACGGGATCGTCGGCCGGATCTTCGGGTCGGTCGCGGGCCGGCTGGCCAAACGCGCACAGCGGCCGGTCGTCGTCATTCCCTGA
- a CDS encoding LacI family DNA-binding transcriptional regulator, whose translation MNGHGRSGGRPTLEEVAARAGVGRGTVSRVINGSSKVSEHTRVAVEAAVAELGYVPNRAARALAANRTDAIALVIPEPEARFFAEPYFSEVVRGVGAELADTEVQLVLTLAGSDRERRRLAQYLSGHRVDGVLLVSVHAGDPLPELLAELGIPTVISGRRSAAETLPCVDSDNLAGAAEAVRHLLDRGRRTIATITGPLDVYGAQCRLDGYRQALAAAGHPVDELLIAVGDFTEEGGGRAMRALLERRPGLDAVFAASDVMAAGARRELRAAGRRIPGDVALVGFDDSVVARHMDPPLTSVRQPIEEMGRTMTRMLLGRIAGETGEAAAVLPNRLVVRASS comes from the coding sequence ATGAACGGGCACGGGCGCAGTGGGGGACGACCGACCCTGGAGGAGGTCGCGGCGCGCGCCGGAGTGGGGCGCGGCACGGTCTCCCGGGTGATCAACGGATCCTCCAAGGTCAGCGAGCACACCAGGGTCGCCGTCGAGGCCGCCGTGGCCGAGCTGGGGTACGTACCGAACCGCGCCGCGCGCGCCCTCGCGGCCAACCGCACGGACGCCATAGCCCTCGTGATCCCCGAACCCGAGGCCCGTTTCTTCGCCGAGCCCTACTTCTCGGAAGTGGTCCGCGGGGTCGGCGCCGAGCTCGCCGACACCGAGGTCCAGCTCGTCCTCACCCTGGCGGGCAGCGACCGCGAGCGCCGCCGCCTCGCCCAGTACCTGTCCGGGCACCGCGTCGACGGGGTGCTGCTCGTCTCCGTCCACGCCGGGGACCCGCTGCCGGAGCTGCTGGCCGAGCTCGGCATCCCGACGGTGATCAGCGGCCGCCGCTCCGCCGCCGAGACCCTGCCCTGCGTGGACTCCGACAACCTGGCGGGCGCGGCCGAGGCCGTACGCCACCTCCTCGACCGGGGCCGCCGTACGATCGCCACGATCACCGGCCCGCTGGACGTGTACGGGGCCCAGTGCCGCCTCGACGGCTACCGGCAGGCCCTGGCCGCCGCCGGACACCCCGTCGACGAGCTGCTGATCGCGGTGGGCGACTTCACCGAGGAGGGCGGCGGGCGGGCCATGCGCGCCCTGCTGGAGCGCCGCCCCGGGCTCGACGCAGTCTTCGCCGCCTCGGACGTGATGGCGGCCGGCGCCCGGCGGGAGCTGCGCGCGGCCGGCCGCCGGATCCCCGGTGACGTGGCCCTGGTCGGCTTCGACGACTCGGTGGTGGCCCGGCACATGGATCCGCCGCTGACCAGCGTCCGGCAGCCGATCGAGGAGATGGGCCGGACCATGACGCGGATGCTGCTGGGCAGGATCGCGGGGGAGACGGGCGAGGCGGCCGCCGTGCTGCCGAACCGGCTGGTGGTCCGGGCGTCCTCGTAG
- the orn gene encoding oligoribonuclease: MNDRMVWIDCEMTGLSLTDDALIEVAALVTDSELNVLGEGVDIVIRPPDAALETMPDVVREMHTASGLLDELAGGTTLADAEAQVLAYVREHVKEPRKAPLCGNSVGTDRGFLLRDMAALESYLHYRIVDVSSVKELARRWYPRAYFNSPPKNGNHRALADIKDSITELRYYREAVFVPQPGPDSDTARSIAAKHVAPGA; this comes from the coding sequence ATGAACGATCGCATGGTGTGGATCGACTGCGAGATGACCGGGCTCTCGTTGACGGACGACGCACTTATCGAGGTGGCCGCACTGGTCACCGACTCGGAGCTCAACGTGCTCGGCGAAGGCGTGGACATCGTGATCCGCCCGCCGGACGCCGCGCTGGAGACCATGCCCGACGTGGTGCGCGAGATGCACACCGCCTCCGGCCTGCTCGACGAGCTGGCCGGCGGGACCACCCTCGCGGACGCCGAGGCGCAGGTCCTGGCCTACGTGCGGGAGCACGTGAAGGAACCCCGCAAGGCGCCGCTCTGCGGAAACTCGGTCGGCACCGACCGCGGCTTCCTGCTGCGCGACATGGCCGCGCTGGAGAGCTACCTGCACTACCGGATCGTGGACGTGTCCTCGGTCAAGGAGCTGGCGCGCCGCTGGTACCCGCGGGCGTACTTCAACAGCCCGCCGAAGAACGGCAACCACCGGGCGCTGGCGGACATCAAGGACTCCATCACCGAGCTGCGCTACTACCGGGAGGCGGTCTTCGTCCCGCAGCCCGGGCCCGACTCGGACACGGCCCGCAGCATCGCCGCCAAGCACGTCGCGCCGGGCGCGTAG
- a CDS encoding helix-turn-helix domain-containing protein: MSQDSTAVVTADAGRKLAGRRRREIVAVLLFSGGPIFESSIPLSVFGIDRQDAGVPRYRLLVCAGEDGPLRTTGGLELTAPYGLEAIARAGTVVVPAWRSITSPPPPEALDALRLAHEEGARIVGLCTGAFVLAAAGLLDGRPATTHWMYAPTLAKRYPSVHVDPRELFVDDGDVLTSAGTAAGIDLCLHIVRTDHGSEAAGALARRLVVPPRRTGGQERYLDRSLPEEIGADPLAEVVAWALEHLHEQFDVETLAARAYMSRRTFDRRFRSLTGSAPLQWLITQRVLQAQRLLETSDYSVDEVAGRCGFRSPVALRGHFRRQLGSSPAAYRSAYRARRPQADVAQVAEINAGPVPHQRTPQPHRAAAALAASGPTVTELYAPGRVLREHA, encoded by the coding sequence ATGAGCCAGGATTCCACCGCCGTCGTCACAGCAGACGCCGGCCGGAAGCTCGCGGGGCGTCGCCGCAGGGAGATCGTCGCGGTGCTGCTCTTCAGCGGCGGACCGATCTTCGAGAGCTCCATTCCACTTTCCGTGTTCGGCATTGACCGGCAGGACGCGGGAGTTCCACGCTACCGATTGCTCGTGTGCGCCGGTGAGGACGGTCCGCTCAGGACCACCGGCGGACTCGAACTGACAGCGCCGTACGGGCTGGAGGCGATCGCCCGGGCAGGGACGGTCGTCGTTCCCGCCTGGCGCTCCATCACTTCACCGCCGCCGCCCGAGGCGCTCGACGCACTGCGTCTGGCGCACGAGGAGGGGGCCCGGATCGTCGGACTGTGCACGGGAGCCTTCGTGCTCGCCGCCGCCGGTCTGCTGGACGGCCGGCCCGCGACGACGCACTGGATGTACGCGCCGACGCTGGCCAAGCGGTACCCGTCCGTCCATGTCGATCCGCGCGAACTCTTCGTCGACGACGGCGACGTGCTCACCTCCGCCGGCACGGCGGCCGGAATCGACCTGTGCCTGCACATCGTGCGCACCGACCACGGCAGCGAGGCGGCCGGGGCCCTGGCCCGCAGGCTCGTCGTGCCGCCGCGCCGCACCGGCGGCCAGGAACGCTATCTCGACCGGTCGCTGCCGGAGGAGATCGGCGCCGACCCGCTGGCCGAGGTCGTCGCCTGGGCACTGGAACACCTCCACGAGCAGTTCGACGTGGAGACGCTGGCGGCCCGCGCCTACATGAGCAGGCGCACCTTCGACCGGCGGTTCCGCTCGCTCACCGGCAGCGCGCCGCTCCAGTGGCTGATCACCCAGCGGGTGCTCCAGGCACAGCGGCTGCTGGAGACCTCCGACTACTCGGTCGACGAGGTCGCCGGACGCTGCGGGTTCCGCTCGCCGGTCGCCCTGCGGGGTCACTTCCGGCGGCAGCTGGGGTCCTCCCCGGCGGCCTACCGCTCCGCCTACCGGGCGCGCCGGCCGCAGGCCGACGTGGCACAGGTGGCCGAGATCAACGCGGGCCCGGTTCCGCACCAGCGCACTCCGCAGCCCCACCGGGCGGCGGCGGCCCTGGCCGCGTCGGGTCCCACGGTGACGGAGCTGTACGCCCCGGGCCGGGTCCTGCGGGAACACGCCTGA